The following proteins come from a genomic window of Streptomyces liliiviolaceus:
- a CDS encoding dihydrofolate reductase family protein, whose protein sequence is MPHPYVLLSAAVSLDGRLDDTGPERLLLSGPADFDRVDEVRADSDAILVGAGTLRADNPRLLVNSAERRAARVAAGRPAYPLKVTVSGTGDLDPTANFWSTGGEKVVYTTDEGAVTAAEALHGLGVDVVPVGPGLDWRAVLTHLHDVRGVRRLMVEGGGRVHTQLLQQGLADELQLALAPLVVGQPHAPKLFGDGEYPGGPRNRLRLIETRPVGDVVLMRYVPTAPGTGPVPSAADHRWLALACELAAECPPSRTAFSVGAVVVAADGTELARGYSRESDPLAHAEEAALAKIEPGDPRLPAATVYSSLEPCARRASRPAPCARLILDAGVRRVVTAWREPDTFVAAADGNGLLAAEGADVVVLPEHESAAKAPNRHLN, encoded by the coding sequence ATGCCCCACCCCTACGTCCTGTTGTCCGCCGCCGTCTCCCTCGACGGCCGCCTGGACGACACCGGCCCCGAACGGCTGCTGCTCTCCGGCCCCGCCGACTTCGACCGGGTCGACGAGGTACGGGCCGACTCCGACGCCATCCTGGTCGGCGCGGGCACCCTGCGCGCCGACAACCCGCGGCTGCTCGTGAACTCCGCCGAGCGCCGCGCCGCCCGCGTCGCCGCCGGCCGCCCCGCGTACCCGCTGAAGGTCACCGTCAGCGGCACCGGCGACCTGGACCCCACCGCCAACTTCTGGTCCACCGGCGGCGAGAAGGTCGTCTACACGACGGACGAGGGCGCTGTGACGGCCGCCGAGGCCCTGCACGGGCTCGGCGTCGACGTCGTCCCCGTGGGGCCCGGACTGGACTGGCGGGCCGTGCTCACCCACCTCCACGACGTCCGCGGCGTACGGCGGCTCATGGTCGAGGGCGGTGGCCGGGTCCACACCCAGCTCCTCCAGCAGGGCCTCGCCGACGAACTGCAGCTCGCCCTCGCGCCCCTCGTCGTGGGACAGCCGCACGCGCCGAAGCTCTTCGGGGACGGCGAGTACCCCGGCGGCCCCCGCAACCGGCTGCGGCTGATCGAGACCCGGCCCGTGGGAGACGTGGTGCTCATGCGGTACGTGCCCACCGCGCCCGGCACCGGACCCGTACCCTCCGCCGCCGACCACCGGTGGCTGGCGCTCGCCTGCGAACTGGCCGCCGAGTGCCCGCCCTCGCGGACCGCCTTCAGCGTCGGCGCGGTCGTCGTCGCGGCCGACGGTACGGAGCTGGCCCGCGGGTACTCCCGCGAGTCCGACCCCCTCGCGCACGCCGAGGAGGCCGCGCTCGCCAAGATCGAGCCGGGCGACCCCCGCCTCCCTGCCGCCACGGTCTACAGCAGCCTGGAGCCCTGCGCCCGCCGGGCCTCGCGGCCCGCGCCCTGCGCCCGGCTGATCCTCGACGCGGGGGTGCGCCGGGTGGTCACCGCGTGGCGCGAGCCCGACACCTTCGTGGCCGCCGC
- a CDS encoding MarR family winged helix-turn-helix transcriptional regulator, giving the protein MTTRWLTPEEQRAWRAYIAASHLLEDAIDRQLQQEAGMPHVYYSILANLSEAPDRRLRMTDLAERTKITRSRLTYAVTRLEKDGAVRREGCPSDRRGSTAVLTDDGMALLERTAPGHVGTVRAALFDRLTPEQVGQLEEICASVARGLEGDDAQAPPDDVPWRRRSPGPCA; this is encoded by the coding sequence ATGACGACCCGCTGGCTCACCCCCGAGGAGCAGCGCGCCTGGCGCGCCTACATCGCCGCCTCCCACCTCCTGGAGGACGCGATCGACCGGCAGCTCCAGCAGGAGGCCGGTATGCCGCATGTCTACTACTCCATCCTGGCCAACCTCTCCGAGGCGCCGGACCGCCGCCTGCGCATGACCGATCTCGCCGAGCGCACGAAGATCACGCGCAGCCGGCTGACGTACGCGGTGACCCGCCTGGAGAAGGACGGGGCGGTACGCCGTGAGGGCTGCCCCAGCGACAGGCGCGGGAGCACCGCGGTCCTGACGGACGACGGGATGGCGCTGCTGGAGCGTACGGCCCCCGGCCATGTGGGGACGGTCCGCGCGGCCCTCTTCGACCGCCTCACCCCGGAGCAGGTGGGGCAGTTGGAGGAGATCTGCGCGAGTGTCGCGCGGGGCCTGGAGGGCGATGACGCGCAGGCGCCTCCGGACGACGTCCCGTGGCGCCGCCGCTCGCCGGGTCCGTGCGCGTAG
- a CDS encoding GTP cyclohydrolase II, whose product MPDYPAATQRSRVQVPLRFHDGYSVDAELVTFHGLTDGQEHVAMVLGDPAGATPLVRLHSECLTGDAFGSSRCDCGPQLREAVEQIAERGGVLLYLRQEGRGIGLYNKLDAYALQDEGLDTYAANTALGLPEDARDYTAAAQMLTALGITELDLLSNNPDKAEQLRALGIDVQHRVPTGVFTTAHNVLYLRAKVLQTQHTLPLAKLTAG is encoded by the coding sequence ATGCCCGACTACCCCGCCGCCACCCAGCGCTCGCGCGTCCAGGTGCCCCTGCGCTTCCACGACGGCTACAGCGTCGACGCCGAACTGGTCACCTTCCACGGCCTGACCGACGGCCAGGAACACGTGGCGATGGTCCTCGGCGACCCCGCCGGCGCCACGCCCCTGGTCCGCCTGCACTCCGAGTGCCTGACGGGCGACGCCTTCGGCTCCTCCCGCTGCGACTGCGGGCCGCAGCTGCGCGAGGCCGTCGAGCAGATCGCCGAGCGCGGCGGCGTCCTCCTCTACCTCCGCCAGGAGGGCCGTGGCATAGGCCTCTACAACAAGCTCGACGCGTACGCCCTACAGGACGAGGGGCTCGACACGTACGCCGCCAACACGGCCCTCGGCCTGCCCGAGGACGCCCGTGACTACACGGCGGCGGCCCAGATGCTCACGGCGCTCGGCATCACGGAGCTGGACCTGCTGTCGAACAACCCCGACAAGGCGGAGCAGCTCCGGGCGCTCGGCATCGACGTACAGCACCGGGTCCCGACGGGCGTGTTCACGACGGCCCACAACGTCCTGTACCTGCGGGCGAAGGTCCTCCAGACCCAGCACACGCTGCCGCTGGCGAAGCTCACGGCGGGCTGA
- a CDS encoding RipA family octameric membrane protein, which translates to MGDDGDTQAQAQAQAQRIAEDGRLWQHTLHENTMLFQRGNLFLVGQSLFAVAYTTLLTSEHHLVAARVLAAFGLVLALTWLYVGHRHRLYYQHVQRRAVERLPEYAATWSSWSTRGQGRGRGRSIVLIAYLLPALAVVMWGALLVIT; encoded by the coding sequence ATGGGGGATGACGGGGACACTCAGGCCCAGGCCCAGGCCCAGGCGCAGCGCATCGCGGAGGACGGCAGACTCTGGCAGCACACGCTGCACGAGAACACCATGCTGTTCCAGCGGGGCAACCTCTTCCTGGTGGGCCAGTCGCTGTTCGCCGTGGCGTACACGACGCTCCTCACCTCGGAGCACCACCTCGTGGCAGCACGCGTCCTGGCCGCCTTCGGCCTCGTACTGGCCCTGACCTGGCTGTACGTCGGCCACCGGCACCGCCTGTACTACCAGCACGTGCAACGCCGAGCGGTGGAACGCCTGCCGGAGTACGCGGCGACGTGGTCGAGCTGGTCCACCCGCGGCCAGGGCCGGGGCCGAGGCCGCTCGATCGTCCTGATCGCCTACTTGCTGCCCGCGCTGGCGGTGGTGATGTGGGGGGCGTTGCTGGTGATCACGTGA
- a CDS encoding type II toxin-antitoxin system RelE family toxin, whose translation MNEPGAPAYRTVFRPEARSELRKIPRGAALRILAKLAELETDPLGFHTTALVSQPDRRRLRVGDYRVIYTLDNGELVVWVVHVGHRSTVYDV comes from the coding sequence GTGAATGAGCCCGGCGCGCCTGCGTATCGCACCGTCTTCCGGCCGGAGGCGCGGTCGGAACTGCGCAAGATCCCCCGGGGTGCCGCGCTGCGCATCCTCGCCAAGCTGGCGGAGCTGGAGACGGACCCGCTCGGCTTCCACACCACCGCGCTGGTCTCGCAGCCGGATAGGCGCCGCCTCCGCGTCGGGGACTACCGGGTCATCTACACGCTCGACAACGGGGAACTGGTGGTGTGGGTGGTCCACGTCGGACACCGGTCCACCGTCTACGACGTATGA
- a CDS encoding type II toxin-antitoxin system Phd/YefM family antitoxin: MTHMPIESIRDVRAHLAEVVERADRDDTPTVITRRGKEVAAVVSIEVLRRYQEWEEREINRIIDERMANTADGVPIEDVMRETLARGE, translated from the coding sequence ATGACCCATATGCCCATAGAGTCCATCCGCGACGTGCGCGCCCACCTGGCCGAGGTGGTCGAGCGGGCCGACCGGGACGACACCCCCACGGTCATCACCCGTCGGGGCAAGGAAGTGGCAGCCGTCGTGTCGATCGAGGTCCTGCGCAGGTACCAGGAGTGGGAAGAGCGCGAGATCAACCGGATCATCGACGAGCGCATGGCGAACACGGCGGACGGCGTCCCGATCGAGGACGTCATGAGGGAAACGTTGGCACGTGGTGAATGA
- a CDS encoding GntR family transcriptional regulator, translating to MSELPRYEYVKLADAIAADIASGTLPQGAALPGERAMTDLYGVSIGTVRRTIVELRRRGLVATLPAKGTYVIDMPKAPGDEGEPRQA from the coding sequence ATGAGTGAGCTTCCACGCTACGAGTACGTGAAACTCGCCGACGCGATCGCCGCGGACATCGCGTCCGGCACATTGCCGCAAGGGGCCGCGCTGCCCGGCGAGCGAGCCATGACGGATCTGTACGGCGTGAGCATCGGCACCGTGCGCCGCACCATCGTCGAACTCCGAAGGCGAGGACTCGTCGCCACCCTGCCCGCGAAGGGGACGTACGTCATCGACATGCCGAAGGCGCCCGGCGACGAGGGCGAACCCCGTCAGGCATGA